The Candidozyma auris chromosome 1, complete sequence genome includes a region encoding these proteins:
- a CDS encoding glutamate--tRNA ligase MSE1, producing the protein MWASARLLHKLSLKGKLRASPTKVSIQPQSPARTRFAPSPTGFLHLGSLRTALYNHLLAKSTGGQFLLRLEDTDRNRLVDGAEKNIYESLDWTGIVPDEGPTNGGPFGPYRQSERMHIYKRYAEQLIESGHAYKCYCSKDRLVHLRESAMALKPPTTVTYDRKCLHSPEANGQEYTVRFRSPDKYEPFTDLLHGRLDLQPQINQTDRRYDDFVILKSDGLPTYHFANVVDDHLMKITHVIRGEEWLASTPKHVAMYRAFGWQPPKFVHIPLLTSLTEKKLSKRQGDIGVLSMRDQGTLPEALTNFVALFGWAPSRPEKGKATSEVMTMDDLISKFSLDQLTKGNAKVNDNKLHFFNKSHLCARIKDPKKFDKLVDESYACLKQQTKTEVSKDYYRRILREAGPNMVSVHELHNVHKYFFKEIEFEGVDVPKDTQTVLDILRTLRNKQTVEDPFPVDAVLSKLPSLKKKNVFEAARFALTGGVPGITIPVLIDILGYDQCSKRIEKAIRYLEKS; encoded by the coding sequence ATGTGGGCCTCGGCACGGCTTCTACATAAACTCAGCCTAAAGGGGAAACTTCGAGCGTCTCCTACCAAGGTTTCTATTCAACCTCAGTCACCAGCACGGACAAGATTTGCTCCTTCTCCCACAGGGTTTCTTCACTTGGGATCGTTGCGAACGGCTCTATATAACCACCTCTTAGCAAAAAGCACGGGGggacaatttcttcttaGGCTTGAAGACACAGATCGTAATCGCTTGGTAGACGGTGCAGAAAAGAATATCTATGAATCTCTAGACTGGACAGGAATCGTGCCAGATGAGGGCCCTACAAATGGCGGACCATTTGGGCCATATAGACAGTCAGAGCGGATGCACATATACAAGAGGTACGCCGAGCAACTTATAGAATCAGGACACGCTTACAAGTGTTACTGTTCCAAAGATAGACTTGTGCACTTGCGTGAGTCGGCAATGGCGTTGAAACCACCAACTACTGTCACTTACGATCGAAAGTGCTTGCATTCGCCTGAGGCCAATGGGCAAGAGTATACGGTAAGATTCAGATCGCCAGATAAATACGAACCTTTCACTGACTTGCTTCATGGGAGACTcgatttgcagccacagaTCAACCAAACTGACCGTAGGTATGACGATTTTGTCATCCTAAAGCTGGATGGCCTTCCCACATATCACTTTGCCAATGTCGTTGATGATCACCTCATGAAGATTACACACGTAATTAGAGGCGAGGAGTGGCTTGCTTCCACGCCAAAGCATGTCGCCATGTACAGAGCGTTTGGCTGGCAGCCTCCTAAGTTTGTGCATATTCCCTTACTTACGTCAttgacagagaagaagctttcgaAGAGACAAGGCGACATCGGTGTACTCAGTATGAGAGACCAGGGAACCTTGCCTGAAGCGCTCACTAACTTTGTGGCATTGTTCGGCTGGGCCCCGTCAAGACCAGAAAAGGGCAAGGCGACGAGCGAGGTAATGACCATGGACGATCTCATTAGCAAGTTCTCGTTGGATCAGTTGACAAAAGGAAATGCCAAAGTGAACGACAACAAACTTCATTTTTTCAATAAGAGCCACTTGTGTGCCCGTATCAAAGATCCCAAAAAGTTTGACAAATTGGTGGATGAAAGCTACGCTTGTTTGAAACAGCAGACAAAAACTGAAGTGTCCAAAGACTACTACCGTCGTATTTTGAGAGAAGCTGGCCCCAATATGGTTTCAGTTCATGAATTGCATAATGTGCATaagtacttcttcaaagagattgagtttgaaggtgttgatgTGCCAAAAGACACACAGACTGTCCTTGATATTTTAAGAACGCTTAGGAATAAGCAAACAGTTGAAGACCCTTTTCCTGTTGATGCAGTTTTGCTGAAACTACCTTCActtaagaagaagaacgtCTTCGAGGCCGCTCGTTTTGCATTGACAGGAGGAGTCCCAGGAATTACAATTCCCGTATTGATTGACATTCTTGGCTATGATCAATGCTCAAAGCGCATAGAAAAGGCCATCAGATACCTCGAGAAAAGTTAG
- the SYN8 gene encoding syntaxin has product MTITQKDIRSSFTKIRSYLDQLSANIEERQRLIDVLKLTPSSDDNLDLINLLAKIKKSFQYLHSDISAGHIDAFADQFSTLIDSYKSSLDVLSKDGYIDAHEYEYTDKIVKPEAPELNTKKSVRFKDYDADEEDNMRSQLMGTSTTIKPYRDDPDQQSDSDALSLQSVDTSNREMFAQHQQQLLEQDQHLDALHDSIRTQHSMGRNINSELDEHLILLNDLERGVDDSGSRLGRASGRLKDFRTKVSENGSLVTIIVLSVILILLLVVLS; this is encoded by the coding sequence ATGACAATCACCCAAAAAGATATCCGTTCTTCGTTTACAAAAATTCGATCCTACTTAGACCAGTTGCTGGCTAACATAGAGGAAAGGCAGCGGCTCATCGACGTCCTCAAGCTCACGCCGTCGCTGGACGATaacttggacttgatcaatCTCCTCGCTAAGATaaagaagagcttccaATATCTACATCTGGACATTTCTGCCGGCCATATCGACGCTTTTGCAGACCAGTTCTCTACACTAATAGATTCCTACAAGAGTTCGCTTGATGTCTTATCCAAAGATGGTTACATTGATGCGCATGAGTATGAATACACTGACAAAATCGTCAAGCCCGAGGCTCCCGAATTGAACACGAAGAAACTGGTTCGTTTTAAAGATTACGATGCTGACGAGGAGGACAATATGAGGTCGCAGTTAATGGGCACATCAACTACTATCAAGCCTTATAGAGATGACCCCGACCAGCAGCTGGACTCGGATGCCCTCTCATTGCAATCTGTAGACACTTCCAACAGAGAAATGTTTGCGcaacaccagcagcagctctTGGAGCAGGACCAGCACTTGGATGCGTTGCATGACTCGATCCGAACCCAGCACCTGATGGGCCGTAACATTAATCTGGAATTGGACGAGCATCTCATATTGCTTAATGACTTGGAAAGAGGAGTCGACGACTCGGGCAGTCGTCTAGGGCGGGCCAGTGGGCGGCTCAAGGACTTCCGCACCAAAGTGAGCGAGAATGGTAGTCTCGTCACGATAATTGTGCTCTCTGTGATCTTAATACTCTTGTTGGTTGTGCTTAGCTGA
- the SMC5 gene encoding DNA repair ATPase SMC5, giving the protein MIEVEKAVNGDAGHKRRKLDNGSAPGLQFKPGNILKLRIRNFTTYTYGEFNLSPTLNMIIGPNGTGKSTFVAAVCLGLGGKVDLIKRKNMDSMIKSGASEASIEITLKNKDGLSDITIKRVFHLKNTKSKWTINGSPSDVVKVRQLVLDLGIQLDNLCHFLPQERVAEFATLTPDKLLLEVERTIEDNTLLEKHELLIELDEQWVELSADVERLESNIASLIADVAKFEEEAQRYAEFEEKAKQIDYHKKLLPYAKLQDVKEQMKGLKKIRDEAKKALLEFSSTTQPLHNEKDSAEKEQEVHKGLAEKYRADIATHNSEMKHAEQKIESIQKSMEEVKDEIDALQNATEKRKKELHRTKEEKETLQNKLLTLEEVDEDSISRLSTERQEKYDEKLRQDEEVENLSYKSSSLKREHEQCEMKFREEKRKLDNDDRLEILTSTGTRYRPDLLENTYKAHVLLRRERRNHGFRFYEAPVVSCQVKDSRMAKYFEKVVDNNSLFALYFESEPEYQKVSEFLPRELNVPMRVISDDDITQPPPIPPSTLKQFGFEGYLADFIEGPSAVLKSLNQRASMDSIPVATRPVDTDIVKKLLVPDESGRIPFKRFIVENSLYMVGRSKYGSKQVFYKTEHIGEAQLMGSRGLTEDMKREIKRKMVEVKQKMEDALARRDRISKEKSKLQEALLKINDELSALDASVRSLRKKKETRLRTEESIKHLETRINKIKENMSQDDTVKIKEAEDRLMQLYIDQSSEFQRIAQSSEELVRCNLELKRAELLSQQSKNKILTINSLLNELDDHKLELQQKYNDAKSRYDQYKKGDAAKEIREQTLSEEDREVVRNLAEQYLENSQLSEHFVRMKIDQLEDELSVLSNADKGSIESLKAKRADLEISQRQLPDLQRKLEDLKSRMDKISIPWQEELSDMIDEISRVFQKNFITVASDGQVRLVKSERYKDWKLEILVKFRENSELKVLDHQSQSGGERAVSTIFFIMSLQGLTKAPIRIVDEINQGMDPKNEKMAHKYLVHTACRKSFSQHFLVTPKLLTGLYYHEDMAIHCIFTGPFLKGNDGSAKTRDLLNFQRL; this is encoded by the coding sequence ATGATAGAAGTCGAAAAAGCTGTTAATGGAGATGCTGGCCACAAAAGACGAAAACTAGATAATGGGCTGGCCCCAGGGTTGCAGTTCAAACCCGGCAATATTCTAAAACTACGAATCCgaaacttcaccacctACACTTATGGTGAGTTCAATCTTTCACCTACACTCAACATGATCATTGGCCCCAACGGTACAGGCAAATCAACTTTTGTCGCTGCAGTGTGTTTGGGGCTAGGTGGGAAGGTggatttgatcaagaggAAAAATATGGACTCGATGATCAAGTCTGGGGCGAGTGAAGCGCTGATTGAGATCACCCTCAAAAACAAGGACGGTTTGTCTGATATCACGATAAAGCGTGTCTTTCACTTGAAAAATACAAAGTCCAAGTGGACGATTAACGGGTCACCAAGCGATGTGGTAAAAGTTCGCCAACTAGTGCTTGATTTAGGGATCCAGCTAGATAACTTGTGCCATTTCTTGCCGCAAGAGCGTGTGGCTGAATTTGCCACACTTACTCCAGATAAACTTCTTTTGGAAGTGGAAAGAACGATTGAAGATAATACACTTCTAGAGAAGCATGAGTTGCTTATAGAGTTGGATGAGCAGTGGGTAGAGCTAAGTGCGGATGTTGAGAGGCTTGAGTCGAACATTGCGAGTTTAATTGCGGACGTGGCTAAATTCGAAGAGGAAGCTCAACGGTAtgctgaatttgaagagaaagctAAGCAGATCGACTAtcacaagaagcttctaCCGTACGCCAAGTTACAGGATGTGAAGGAACAGATGAAAGGTCTCAAGAAGATTCGTGACGAGGCAAAGAAGGCGTTGCTTGAATTCTCCTCCACTACTCAGCCACTTCACAATGAAAAAGACTCGGCGGAGAAAGAACAGGAGGTTCACAAGGGTTTGGCGGAGAAGTACCGGGCAGACATTGCCACTCACAACAGCGAAATGAAACATGCAGAGCAGAAAATTGAGAGTATACAAAAGTCCATGGAAGAAGTGAAGGACGAAATAGACGCATTGCAAAATGCTacagagaagagaaagaaggaattACACAGGacaaaggaagagaaagaaacgCTCCaaaacaagctcttgaCGCTCGAGGAAGTTGACGAGGACTCGATCTCGCGGTTGTCGACAGAAAGACAGGAAAAGTATGACGAAAAGCTTCGACAAGATGAGGAAGTCGAGAATTTGAGCTACAAGCTGAGCTCATTGAAGCGGGAACACGAACAGTGTGAAATGAAATTCCGTGAGGAAAAACGCAAACTCGACAATGACGACAGACTAGAGATTCTCACGTCAACTGGCACCCGCTATCGTccagatcttcttgagaacaCTTACAAGGCGCATGTTTTGCTTCGAAGGGAACGTAGAAATCACGGATTTCGATTTTATGAAGCTCCAGTAGTTTCTTGTCAAGTCAAGGATTCCAGAATGGCCAAGTACTTCGAGAAGGTTGTGGATAATAACTCCTTATTTGCTTTGTACTTTGAATCTGAGCCTGAATATCAAAAGGTATCTGAATTTTTGCCTAGAGAGCTTAATGTACCGATGAGAGTGATTTCTGACGATGATATTACGCAGCCACCTCCGATACCTCCTTCAACATTGAAGCAATTTGGTTTTGAAGGTTATTTAGCAGATTTCATAGAGGGCCCATCGGCAGTCTTGAAGTCATTAAACCAACGCGCTCTGATGGATTCCATACCTGTTGCCACGAGGCCTGTCGACACCGACATTGTCAAAAAGCTACTTGTACCTGACGAATCCGGCAGAATACCGTTTAAAAGATTCATTGTTGAAAATAGTCTTTACATGGTTGGTCGTTCGAAGTATGGAAGCAAACAGGTATTTTACAAAACGGAGCATATTGGTGAAGCACAACTTATGGGTTCGAGGGGCCTCACGGAGGAcatgaaaagagaaatcaaGCGTAAGATGGTGGAGGTCAAACAAAAGATGGAGGACGCTCTCGCTAGGAGGGATCGCAtaagcaaagaaaaactgAAGCTACAAGAAGCCTTGCTCAAGATTAATGACGAGCTATCAGCTCTTGATGCCAGTGTGCGttctttgagaaagaagaaagagacaagattgaggactgaagaaagcatcaaACATCTCGAGACCCGTATAAATaaaatcaaggaaaatATGTCACAAGATGATACTGTGAAGATAAAGGAGGCAGAGGATAGATTAATGCAGCTTTACATTGATCAGTCTCTGGAATTTCAGAGAATAGCTCAGTCAAGTGAAGAACTCGTTCGATGCAATTTGGAGTTGAAAAGAGCTGAATTATTGAGTCAACAGTCCAAAAATAAGATTCTCACAATAAACTCACTATTGAACGAATTGGATGACCATAAACTTGAATTACAGCAAAAATACAATGATGCCAAAAGTCGATACGATCAATACAAGAAAGGCGACGCTGCCAAGGAGATACGAGAACAGACTCTCTCTGAAGAGGACCGTGAAGTTGTTCGTAATCTTGCCGAGCAGTATCTCGAAAATTCACAGCTCTCTGAGCACTTCGTTCGAATGAaaattgatcaacttgaggACGAGTTAAGTGTGTTATCTAATGCTGATAAGGGATCAATTGAATCATTAAAGGCTAAACGAGCTGATCTCGAGATTTCGCAGAGGCAGCTTCCCgatcttcaaagaaaactaGAGGATCTCAAAAGTAGAATGGATAAGATATCAATCCCATGGCAGGAGGAACTTTCTGATatgattgatgaaatctCTAGGGTCTTCCAGAAGAACTTCATAACAGTTGCGAGCGATGGTCAGGTACGTTTGGTGAAGCTGGAAAGGTACAAAGACTGGAAGCTTGAAATCCTTGTTAAGTTTAGAGAGAACTCAGAATTGAAAGTTCTTGATCATCAGTCGCAATCTGGAGGTGAAAGAGCAGTTTCCACAATTTTCTTCATTATGTCACTCCAAGGTCTAACAAAGGCACCAATTAGAATCGTCGATGAAATCAACCAAGGCATGGACCcaaaaaacgaaaaaatGGCACACAAGTATTTAGTTCATACAGCTTGCAGAAAGAGCTTTTCACAACACTTCTTGGTGACGCCGAAGTTGCTTACGGGATTATACTATCACGAAGACATGGCAATTCATTGCATATTTACAGGCCCCTTCTTGAAGGGTAATGATGGAAGCGCAAAGACTCGTGATCTTTTGAACTTCCAGAGACTATAG